The Puntigrus tetrazona isolate hp1 chromosome 19, ASM1883169v1, whole genome shotgun sequence genome has a segment encoding these proteins:
- the LOC122323753 gene encoding zinc finger MYM-type protein 4-like isoform X3, protein MDDPAEAGLQMEECYDLNANMDSVAYSEDENSGLGSPSAADVFMASEDFKGHPDMCQGEDMAQCSEELVITKVEDTNEMALDQNEDYNGMTEVDESEDSETQGAKDIKSRIMESSAEMTVYKEVKVTQPSVNMLLKIKDEPLDEEWKKAPHSPMGNIKDDEDFDEATDNLKIQEAPVDVPEKAASFPAKSIQPLKRHGVLCTACNKVMLKGHTAFQRSGSLKLYCSPQCLCNSKKRTCHCCLKEINDDNIKITLVDMSGTVKEFCSQKCRSASNFMCSVCEKTGVTHSHEVNYMGSIHKLCSDSCFNQFRSSNKLNMNSCVNCGGYCYGTDSQCPSLRMEDRVMKFCSQNCLTAYKKRSLKLVTCKMCHALRPAADAVDSPNSEGVRELFCSTSCVMASKVQTGSSSGVAVECSNCKLKLVPQYHISTFDGSVQNFCSYSCVLAYQESFNKTKAKKPVNTVTSTSTNTSSPKPASSESSSSAKTSTSGGSTQTVTKIPCFQCLNFFFHRPELLEFRRKMYAFCSDTCIDEFRRIYRMEARCEHCKLDKIVKVVRRINKVDRSFCSERCKTLFEHSLFKRWGKKHCCNCFYCNSTSKTVVTDVFDGKQEEFCGNDCLLKQNSLMRQEVKCSMCRQAKKITDTVKWLGEMKHFCSLRCLMFFCSLQGITGVVSNKSTATQGVTPVSSAAPQSTKEGTPVIANVVSLSSASDKKPGVLENADPKGSVPVKVTGNKSAVKAPVSSSQTQKDKDLPYKSISKNKATSCKPHTCDADTQIDGSPKVIVLPVPVPVYVPVPMHLYAQYIPQSVGLPLPVPVPLFFPTTLDNAEHIVKTIQEIKEKIPDDPLEADLIMMAEMVAEDAEKEKQIITSDQTSNIMEDLDLEDLSSNLSWEEDSVSSAQTWDQTPEPERPPPSRSATLTPVSTAAEEPQMDLEADFPIESIERYRKQMQMEIHSGKQRSRKRGHDGFPEKKQGSKCASAPPKSLSKLQHEYGVKAWKKWVRWRNTQPNMEALKFGSRNMTLKEDLLKCCTAELSYGLCKFISEVSRPNGEKYSPDSIFYLCLGIQQYLFENNRMENIFADVFYAKFCHEMSNVLRGWKPTILSSGYVHSRVEEYHLWDCKQLGAFSPGVLLNTLLYFFTKYFSYKTVEQHRRLSFGHIKRYSRGQANNKVSFLRFYPPKEDGSADGVPVKKKKKEGERQRVLKIRQNSDNPLRCPVRLYEFYLSKCSPGIRQDTAQFYLSPERSCVPSSPTWFSTTSLSDEVLDSMLTRILTVRELHLEREKSPNDTDSDSDSDFTAI, encoded by the exons ATG GATGATCCTGCTGAGGCTGGGCTGCAGAtggaagaatgttatgatctaAATGCCAACATGGATTCCGTTGCTTATTCAGAAG ATGAGAACTCTGGGTTGGGCTCTCCATCTGCAGCAGATGTCTTTATGGCCAGTGAGGATTTTAAAGGGCATCCAGACATGTGCCAGGGGGAGGACATGGCCCAGTGTTCAGAAGAGCTTGTGATCACTAAAGTTGAGGACACTAATGAAATGGCGCTGGACCAGAATGAAGATTACAATGGGATGACAGAAGTGGATGAATCAGAAGATTCAG AAACACAGGGAGCCAAAGACATAAAAAGCAGGATTATGGAATCGTCTGCTGAAATG ACCGTTTACAAAGAAGTTAAAGTGACCCAACCCTCTGTCAATATGCTTTTGAAGATCAAGGATGAACCGCTGGATGAGGAATGGAAAAAAGCACCACATTCCCCAATGGGAAACATTAAGGATGATGAG GATTTTGACGAAGCCACAGATAATCTCAAGATACAAG AAGCTCCAGTAGACGTCCCAGAAAAGGCAGCATCATTCCCAGCAAAATCCATTCAACCTTTAAAAAGACATGGTGTGTTGTGCACAGCCTGTAATAAGGTCATGCTGAAGGGACACACAGCATTTCAGCGTAGCGGCTCTTTGAAACTCTACTGTTCGCCTCAATGTCTCTGCAACTCTAAGAAGAGAACATGTCACTGCTGCCTTAA AGAAATTAATGATGACAATATCAAAATTACCCTGGTAGACATGTCAGGGACTGTGAAGGAGTTCTGCAGTCAGAAATGTCGCAGCGCTTCAAACTTcatgtgtagtgtgtgtgagaagacAGGAGTG ACTCATAGTCATGAGGTCAATTACATGGGCTCCATTCATAAGCTGTGCAGTGACAGCTGCTTCAACCAGTTCCGCTCCTCTAATAAGCTGAACATGAACAGCTGTGTGAACTGTGGAGGATATTGCTATGGCACAGACAGTCAGTGTCCGTCTCTACGGATGGAGGATAGAGTTATGAAGTTCTGCAGCCAAAACTGCCTCACGGCCTACAAAAAG aggagtCTGAAACTTGTCACCTGCAAAATGTGTCATGCCCTGCGCCCAGCTGCAGATGCGGTGGACAGTCCAAACTCCGAGGGCGTCAGGGAGCTTTTCTGCTCCACTTCCTGTGTCATGGCAAGCAAAGTCCAGACTGGCAGTTCGTCAG GTGTTGCAGTGGAATGCAGCAACTGCAAGCTGAAACTAGTGCCTCAGTACCACATATCCACGTTTGATGGATCCGTTCAGAACTTCTGCTCTTATTCCTGTGTACTAGCATATCAG GAGTCCTTCAATAAGACGAAAGCTAAAAAGCCAGTAAATACAGTAACCTCCACAAGCACCAACACATCTTCCCCAAAACCTGCTTCCTCAGAGTCCAGCTCGTCAGCGAAGACCAGTACTTCCGGTGGTTCGACACAAACCGTCACCAAGATCCCCTGCTTTCAGTGTCTGAACTTCTTTTTCCACAGACCAGAGCTGCTGGAGTTTAGG AGGAAAATGTACGCTTTCTGCAGTGACACTTGTATTGATGAGTTCAGAAGGATCTACCGCATGGAGGCTCGCTGTGAACACTGCAAACTGGATAAAATCGTAAAAGTAGTGAGAAGGATAAACAAAGTTGACCGTTCTTTCTGCAGTGAGA GATGCAAGACTCTCTTTGAGCATAGCCTGTTCAAACGCTGGGGAAAGAAACACTGTTGCAACTGCTTTTACTGTAACAGCACTTCTAAGACTGTAGTGACTGATGTCTTTGACGGGAAGCAAGAGGAGTTCTGCGGGAATGATTGCTTGTTAAAACAGAATTCACTGATGCGTcag GAAGTAAAGTGCTCAATGTGCAGGCAGGCCAAGAAGATAACGGATACTGTGAAATGGCTGGGTGAGATGAAGCATTTCTGCAGCCTTCGGTGCCTGATGTTCTTCTGCAGTCTGCAGGGCATCACTGGGGTCGTTTCAAATAAATCTACAGCCACACAAG GTGTGACCCCAGTATCCTCTGCAGCTCCTCAAAGTACTAAAGAGGGCACACCAGTCATTGCCAATGTCGTCTCACTTTCAAGCGCGTCCGACAAAAAGCCAGGTGTTTTGGAAAACGCAGATCCAAAAG GCTCTGTTCCTGTAAAAGTCACAGGAAAT AAGTCTGCCGTGAAAGCTCCCGTCTCTTCATCCCAAACACAGAAAGACAAGGACTTGCCATATAAATCCATAAGCAAAAACAAAGCCACATCCTGTAAACCTCACACCTGCGATGCTGACACACAAATAG ATGGAAGTCCTAAAGTGATAGTGCTGCCTGTGCCAGTGCCAGTGTATGTGCCAGTTCCCATGCATCTCTACGCTCAATACATTCCACAGTCTGTGGGGCTTCCACTTCCG GTTCCAGTGCCCTTGTTCTTCCCTACAACTCTGGACAATGCCGAACACATTGTGAAGACCATTCAGGAAATCAAAGAGAAGATCCCTGATGACCCGCTGGAGGCCGACCTCATCATGATGGCAGAGATGGTGGCTGAGGATGCTGAGAAGGAGAAACAAATCATCACTAGTG ATCAGACTAGTAATATAATGGAGGACCTTGATTTGGAAGATCTATCCAGCAACCTGAGTTGGGAGGAGGACTCTGTGTCTTCAGCGCAGACGTGGGATCAAACCCCTGAGCCTGAGAGACCTCCTCCATCTAGATCTGCCACACTGACCCCCGTCTCCACCGCCGCAGAGGAACCACAGATGGACTTGGAGGCCGATTTCCCGATCG AGAGCATTGAACGTTATAGAAAGCAAATGCAAATGGAGATCCATTCTGGCAAACAGAGATCACGCAAGAGAGGACATGATGGCTTCCCTGAGAAGAAACAG GGCAGTAAGTGTGCATCAGCACCTCCAAAAAGCCTCTCTAAACTGCAACATGAGTATGGAGTCAAAGCCTGGAAGAAGTGGGTGCGCTGGAGGAACACCCAACCCAACATGGAGGCTCTCAAATTTGGCT CTCGAAATATGACACTAAAGGAGGACTTGTTAAAGTGCTGCACTGCTGAACTCAGCTACGGCCTCTGCAAGTTCATTTCTGAGGTTAGTCGACCCAACGGAGAGAAATACAGCCCTGACAGCATCTTCTATCTCTGTTTGGGAATCCAGCag TACCTGTTTGAGAACAATCGGATGGAGAACATCTTTGCTGATGTCTTTTACGCCAAATTCTGCCATGAAATGAGCAACGTACTTAGAGGGTGGAAGCCAACTATTTTGTCCAGTG GTTACGTTCACTCTCGTGTGGAGGAGTATCATCTGTGGGACTGTAAGCAGCTGGGGGCGTTTTCACCCGGCGTGCTGCTCAACACGCTGCTTTACTTCTTCACTAAGTACTTCAGCTACAAGACCGTGGAGCAGCACCGGCGCCTCTCTTTTGGCCACATCAAACGCTACTCTCGAGGACAAGCCAACAACAAAGTGTCCTTCCTGCGTTTCTATCCCCCGAAAGAGGACGGAAGCGCGG ATGGTGTCCCtgtaaagaagaagaagaaggaaggTGAACGGCAAAGGGTGCTAAAAATACGGCAGAATTCAGACAATCCTCTTCGCTGTCCTGTCAGGCTATACGAGTTCTATCTCTCAAAATG CTCGCCCGGCATAAGACAAGACACAGCCCAGTTTTACCTGAGCCCCGAGCGCTCCTGCGTACCCAGCAGTCCCACGTGGTTCTCCACCACCTCCTTGAGTGATGAAGTTCTGGACAGCATGCTCACACGTATCCTTACTGTCAGAGAGCTGCACctggagagagaaaaatcacCCAACGACACGGATTCAGACAGTGACTCGGACTTCACAGCCATTTAG